A window from Enterocloster bolteae encodes these proteins:
- a CDS encoding phage holin family protein produces MKMKKDIICAIAGMAAAAGVKLFGGWTPTLSIVLILMGLDLLAGFLVAVVFKKSPKSESGAASSNAMLKGLCKKFMMVCLLAVAHQLDVALGVDYIMLAATYGFIANESLSIVENAGLMGIVKSDVIVNAIEVLKGKSQKIE; encoded by the coding sequence ATGAAAATGAAGAAAGATATTATATGCGCCATTGCAGGTATGGCCGCAGCGGCGGGAGTAAAGCTTTTTGGCGGCTGGACCCCGACATTGAGTATCGTGCTCATACTTATGGGTCTGGACCTGTTGGCGGGATTCTTAGTGGCTGTGGTATTTAAAAAGTCACCAAAATCAGAGAGCGGTGCAGCTAGTTCAAACGCCATGCTTAAAGGGTTGTGCAAAAAATTTATGATGGTGTGCCTTCTGGCGGTAGCTCATCAGCTTGATGTGGCCTTGGGAGTAGATTATATTATGCTGGCAGCCACATATGGATTTATCGCGAATGAGTCGTTGTCTATTGTGGAGAATGCAGGACTCATGGGGATAGTGAAATCTGATGTGATAGTGAATGCCATTGAAGTGTTAAAGGGCAAATCGCAGAAAATAGAGTAG
- a CDS encoding CD1375 family protein, which yields MLRLLLFLLLRKEVDTMAVIYATLIVKGRKTFRQVPDKIKDQVRQVLVDLECEELITE from the coding sequence ATGCTTAGACTGCTGCTCTTTTTATTATTGAGGAAGGAGGTAGATACCATGGCAGTCATTTATGCAACCCTGATTGTAAAGGGGAGGAAGACATTCAGGCAGGTCCCGGATAAAATTAAGGACCAGGTGCGCCAGGTACTGGTTGATCTGGAATGTGAAGAGCTAATTACAGAGTAG
- a CDS encoding CD1375 family protein → MADYMAIVYADLIRKGKKTIEQVPEKLRAEVEAVLNA, encoded by the coding sequence ATGGCAGACTATATGGCAATTGTATATGCGGACCTTATTCGCAAGGGCAAGAAAACGATTGAACAGGTCCCGGAGAAGTTAAGGGCGGAAGTCGAGGCGGTACTTAATGCTTAG